In Amycolatopsis endophytica, the following are encoded in one genomic region:
- a CDS encoding ABC transporter ATP-binding protein codes for MAEVVLHELVKTYPGGTARATDEVSLEVADGEFMVLLGPSGCGKTTLLRMVAGLETPDSGQIVIGGRDVTYLEPRRRNLSMVFQSYAVFPNKKVADNIGFGLRVHGVPADEVRRKVDWAADLLQLTPYLDRYPAKLSGGQRQRVAVARAIVMDADVLLMDEPLSNLDALLRLSFRAELKKLVNEIGVTTLYVTHDQVEALSLGDRVAVMREGRIAQCGDPVAVYTEPADQFVGGFLGSPPMNFLTGSVTSDGTRIDLGGQTLPLPRALESFRDSELRLGIRPEAITIGDGLRCEVQVFEPLGSSTLLTTKLCGQVLKVQAPASFRAEPGQTLRLRLPPEQCRWYDPETQLLVEAK; via the coding sequence ATGGCTGAGGTCGTCTTGCACGAGCTCGTGAAGACCTACCCTGGCGGCACCGCGCGGGCCACCGACGAGGTGTCGCTCGAAGTCGCCGACGGCGAGTTCATGGTCCTGCTCGGCCCGAGCGGCTGCGGCAAGACCACGCTGCTGCGCATGGTCGCCGGTCTCGAGACGCCCGACTCGGGGCAGATCGTCATCGGCGGCCGTGACGTCACCTACCTGGAACCGCGGCGGCGCAACCTGTCCATGGTCTTCCAGTCCTACGCGGTGTTCCCGAACAAGAAGGTCGCCGACAACATCGGATTCGGACTGCGGGTGCACGGCGTGCCCGCGGACGAGGTGCGCCGCAAGGTCGACTGGGCCGCGGACCTGCTGCAGCTGACCCCCTACCTGGACCGGTATCCGGCGAAGCTGTCCGGCGGCCAGCGGCAGCGCGTCGCCGTGGCGCGCGCGATCGTGATGGACGCCGACGTACTGCTGATGGACGAGCCACTGTCCAACCTGGACGCGCTGCTGCGCCTGTCCTTCCGCGCCGAGCTGAAGAAGCTGGTCAACGAGATCGGCGTGACGACGCTGTACGTGACGCACGATCAGGTCGAGGCGCTGTCGCTGGGGGACCGGGTCGCGGTGATGCGCGAGGGCCGGATCGCGCAGTGCGGCGATCCGGTGGCCGTCTACACCGAGCCCGCCGACCAGTTCGTCGGCGGTTTCCTGGGCAGCCCGCCGATGAACTTCCTCACCGGATCGGTCACCAGCGACGGCACGCGGATCGACCTCGGCGGGCAGACGCTGCCGCTCCCGCGTGCCCTGGAATCCTTCCGGGACTCCGAGCTCCGGCTCGGCATCCGCCCGGAGGCGATCACCATCGGCGACGGCCTGCGCTGCGAGGTGCAGGTGTTCGAGCCACTGGGGTCGTCGACCCTGCTCACCACGAAGCTGTGCGGGCAGGTGCTGAAGGTTCAGGCACCGGCGAGCTTCCGCGCCGAACCCGGCCAGACCCTGCGGCTGAGGCTGCCGCCGGAGCAGTGCCGGTGGTACGACCCCGAAACCCAGCTCCTGGTGGAGGCGAAGTAG
- a CDS encoding carbohydrate ABC transporter permease, which produces MTAVGTPVKRRPAGSPWLLLAPSIVFMLALFGWPVVQALISAFTDDSGVSLAAWERLFGDPYFVKALRNTLLLIVIVVPVQLVLAVAMALLVQARPRFLSGHFYLWTIPLAVSELAAGLVWLSVFDSRGYLNSLLVSWGFSDTGVQWLSYTNTGTMLLAVVIAEIWRATSLVFVIVVAGIQMVPKDFDEAAQVFGASAWQRLWHVTLPQLKPSLQVALILRTILALQAFAVAQALTGRDFPLLVGETYQWYVNLQNPAVASAAALVVLVLSLATALFYLRTMRQREAR; this is translated from the coding sequence GTGACCGCTGTCGGAACACCGGTGAAGCGCCGTCCGGCCGGCTCACCGTGGCTGCTGCTCGCGCCGTCGATCGTGTTCATGCTGGCGCTGTTCGGCTGGCCGGTCGTGCAGGCACTCATCTCGGCGTTCACCGACGACTCCGGGGTCAGCCTGGCGGCGTGGGAACGGCTCTTCGGCGATCCGTACTTCGTCAAGGCACTGCGCAACACGCTGCTGCTGATCGTCATCGTGGTGCCGGTCCAGCTGGTGCTCGCGGTGGCGATGGCGTTGCTCGTGCAGGCGCGGCCGCGGTTCCTGTCCGGCCACTTCTACCTGTGGACCATCCCGCTCGCGGTGTCCGAGCTGGCCGCGGGCCTGGTGTGGCTGTCGGTGTTCGACAGTCGTGGCTACCTCAACTCGTTGCTGGTGTCGTGGGGCTTCTCCGACACCGGCGTGCAGTGGCTGAGTTACACCAACACCGGCACCATGCTGCTGGCCGTGGTGATCGCGGAGATCTGGCGCGCCACGTCGCTGGTGTTCGTCATCGTCGTCGCCGGGATCCAGATGGTGCCGAAGGACTTCGACGAGGCCGCGCAGGTGTTCGGCGCGAGCGCGTGGCAGCGGCTGTGGCACGTGACGCTGCCGCAGCTCAAACCGAGCCTGCAGGTCGCCCTGATCCTGCGCACGATCCTGGCGCTGCAGGCGTTCGCGGTCGCCCAGGCGCTGACCGGGCGCGACTTCCCGCTGCTCGTCGGCGAGACCTACCAGTGGTACGTCAATCTGCAGAACCCGGCCGTGGCGAGCGCCGCGGCCCTCGTCGTCCTCGTGCTGTCCCTGGCCACCGCGTTGTTCTACCTGCGCACGATGCGGCAGCGGGAGGCACGATGA
- a CDS encoding Rv2732c family membrane protein, which yields MSEYEQLGSDVDEVVTKASRTVELGRRGFVIAVLVFVLLVGQLLPWVGDHVGWQVLLGQGGGIPQLFAVTSSGIGVLASALTLMTRRWWLSWVCAMGGWFASVDGLLAIWSQQSSVANGATGGGPGIGMVIALVAMILLAAQWMRTAWSRT from the coding sequence GTGAGCGAGTACGAGCAGCTGGGCTCCGACGTCGATGAGGTCGTGACGAAGGCATCCCGGACAGTCGAGCTGGGCAGGCGCGGCTTCGTCATCGCCGTGCTGGTGTTCGTGCTGCTCGTGGGACAGCTGCTGCCGTGGGTCGGCGATCACGTCGGCTGGCAGGTGCTGCTCGGGCAGGGTGGCGGTATCCCGCAGCTGTTCGCGGTCACCTCCAGCGGGATCGGCGTGCTGGCCTCGGCGCTGACCCTGATGACCCGGCGCTGGTGGCTGTCGTGGGTGTGCGCGATGGGCGGCTGGTTCGCCTCCGTCGACGGGCTGCTGGCGATCTGGTCGCAGCAGTCGTCAGTGGCCAACGGCGCGACCGGCGGCGGCCCCGGCATCGGCATGGTCATCGCCCTGGTCGCGATGATCCTGCTCGCCGCCCAGTGGATGCGCACCGCCTGGTCCCGCACCTGA
- a CDS encoding amino acid ABC transporter permease, whose product MDVLLDNLDLYGPFFWTTIKLFLISAVASLIFGTFLAGLRVSPVPVFRAVGTAYVTLLRNTPLTLVFVFLVFAYPLLEILELSYFVAAVVALTLYTSAFICEVVRSGINTVPVGQAEAARALGLGFGQILGQIVLPQAIRSVVPPLMSMLIALLKNTTIAAGFSVAEAGAIRQYLSERGDNQLIGLLWVALGFIILVAVLSLIQRSLEKRWSVAR is encoded by the coding sequence ATGGACGTCCTGCTCGACAATCTGGACCTCTACGGTCCGTTCTTCTGGACCACGATCAAGCTGTTCCTGATCTCGGCGGTGGCCAGCCTGATCTTCGGCACGTTCCTGGCGGGCCTGCGGGTCAGCCCGGTCCCGGTGTTCCGGGCGGTCGGCACCGCCTATGTGACGCTGCTGCGCAACACGCCGTTGACCCTGGTGTTCGTGTTCCTGGTGTTCGCCTACCCATTGCTCGAGATCCTCGAGCTGTCCTACTTCGTCGCCGCCGTCGTCGCGCTGACGCTGTACACCTCGGCGTTCATCTGCGAGGTCGTGCGCTCGGGCATCAACACCGTGCCCGTCGGGCAGGCCGAAGCCGCCCGCGCGCTCGGACTCGGCTTCGGTCAGATCCTCGGCCAGATCGTGCTGCCGCAGGCGATCCGCTCGGTGGTGCCGCCGCTGATGAGCATGCTCATCGCGCTGTTGAAGAACACCACCATCGCGGCCGGGTTTTCCGTCGCCGAGGCAGGCGCGATCCGGCAGTACCTGTCCGAACGCGGTGACAACCAGCTGATCGGCCTGCTGTGGGTCGCGCTGGGCTTCATCATCCTGGTGGCCGTCCTGTCGCTGATCCAGCGGTCCCTCGAGAAGCGCTGGAGCGTGGCGCGATGA
- a CDS encoding carbohydrate ABC transporter permease — MTTLPPVDRAPLRRRRRRAIAVQIACVLVSLFMAVPMILIGLAAVSSRDALLEFPKPLIPSSFSADTLLAFVQATGTIPALGNSLLAGVYTVVLSLLVGAPAGYALARQVFRGKDAYQVFMLLARALPIVVLSVPLATMFLGFGVYDTVFSVTLLHTTLAMPTTVLISASIFVSVPADVEEAARVFGCSRFEAARRVVFPMALPGLAASSIFTFVLSWNEILGAAVITLGHRTLPAQVLASLGEAPQAYRFAGGFALILPALVFILVMRRYLVNMWGTTLR; from the coding sequence ATGACGACGTTGCCGCCGGTCGACCGGGCGCCCCTGCGCCGCCGTCGCCGCCGGGCGATCGCCGTCCAGATCGCGTGCGTGCTGGTCAGCCTGTTCATGGCCGTGCCGATGATCCTGATCGGGCTCGCCGCCGTGTCATCACGGGACGCGCTGCTGGAGTTCCCGAAACCGCTCATCCCGAGCAGCTTCTCGGCCGACACGCTGCTGGCGTTCGTCCAGGCCACCGGCACGATCCCGGCGCTGGGCAACTCGCTGCTCGCCGGCGTCTACACCGTCGTGCTGTCGCTGCTGGTCGGCGCGCCCGCCGGATACGCGCTGGCGCGCCAGGTGTTCCGCGGCAAGGACGCCTACCAGGTGTTCATGCTGCTGGCGCGGGCGCTGCCGATCGTCGTGCTGTCCGTGCCGCTGGCCACGATGTTCCTCGGTTTCGGCGTCTACGACACGGTGTTCTCGGTGACGTTGCTGCACACCACACTCGCGATGCCGACCACCGTGCTGATCAGCGCGAGCATCTTCGTGTCGGTGCCCGCCGATGTCGAAGAGGCGGCGCGCGTGTTCGGCTGCAGCCGCTTCGAGGCGGCGCGCCGGGTCGTGTTCCCGATGGCGCTGCCCGGGCTGGCGGCGTCCTCGATCTTCACGTTCGTGTTGTCCTGGAACGAGATCCTCGGCGCCGCCGTGATCACGCTCGGGCACCGGACGCTGCCGGCCCAGGTGCTGGCCTCGCTCGGGGAGGCGCCGCAGGCCTACCGGTTCGCCGGCGGGTTCGCGCTGATCCTGCCCGCGCTGGTGTTCATCCTCGTGATGCGCCGGTACCTGGTGAACATGTGGGGGACGACGTTGCGATGA
- a CDS encoding glutamate ABC transporter substrate-binding protein yields the protein MKIRTLAAGLLVGALTLTACGKEGTPADSAGDTGANAAALPTYTVAQNVDVPGSATFAKIKGAGKLTIGVKDDQPGLGSKNATNGEFEGFDIEIAKLVAAGLGFDKSQITFTTVDSAAREAAITNGNVDYYVGTYTITDKRKTQVSFAGPYFMAGQDLLVRADDTSIAGPETLKGKKVCSVTGSTPIQRVRDQQLTEPENIVEFQKYSQCVDKLLTKEVDAVTTDDAILKGFAAQDPDNLKVVGKTFSQEPYGIGLNLNDSALRNKVDDLLQAAIDDGTWQKIYDATLGKSGSAAQPPAIQRY from the coding sequence ATGAAGATCCGCACCCTGGCAGCGGGGCTGCTGGTCGGCGCGCTGACGCTGACCGCATGCGGCAAGGAGGGCACGCCCGCGGACAGCGCCGGGGACACCGGCGCGAACGCGGCCGCCCTGCCCACCTACACCGTGGCGCAGAACGTGGACGTGCCCGGCTCGGCGACCTTCGCCAAGATCAAGGGCGCGGGCAAGCTCACGATCGGTGTCAAGGACGACCAGCCCGGTCTGGGCTCGAAGAACGCGACGAACGGCGAGTTCGAGGGCTTCGACATCGAGATCGCCAAGCTGGTCGCCGCGGGCCTCGGTTTCGACAAGAGCCAGATCACCTTCACCACGGTCGACTCGGCCGCGCGTGAGGCCGCGATCACCAACGGCAACGTCGACTACTACGTCGGTACCTACACGATCACCGACAAGCGCAAGACCCAGGTCTCCTTCGCCGGCCCGTACTTCATGGCCGGTCAGGACCTCCTCGTGCGCGCCGACGACACCTCGATCGCCGGCCCGGAGACGCTGAAGGGCAAGAAGGTCTGCTCGGTCACCGGTTCCACCCCGATCCAGCGGGTGCGTGACCAGCAGCTCACCGAGCCGGAGAACATCGTCGAGTTCCAGAAGTACTCGCAGTGCGTCGACAAGCTCCTCACCAAGGAGGTCGACGCCGTCACCACCGACGACGCGATCCTCAAGGGCTTCGCCGCGCAGGACCCGGACAACCTCAAGGTCGTCGGCAAGACGTTCTCGCAGGAGCCCTACGGCATCGGCCTGAACCTCAACGACTCCGCCCTGCGCAACAAGGTCGACGACCTGCTGCAGGCCGCGATCGACGACGGCACGTGGCAGAAGATCTACGACGCCACCCTGGGCAAGTCGGGTTCGGCCGCGCAGCCGCCCGCGATCCAGCGCTACTGA
- a CDS encoding amino acid ABC transporter permease — MSNVLFDVPGPKARARHRAMAVLGILVVAAILAYIVYRFIDSGQFTARKWEWLQYTQVQTDLANALLATLEAFALGAVLALIFGAIFAAGRLSDHAWLRGISTFIVEFFRAIPLLILMFLFYYGGPAVGISLPPLTAVVLGLTLYNGSVLAEVFRAGIQALPKGQSEAAYALGMRKTQVMTLVLIPQAIRSMLPTIISQLVVLLKDTALGFLVTYPELLYYARYIGSQGDFGRPIVPSTIVIAAIYIALCLLLTALANFIEKRQRRNKKHLEIQRPPMTEDVVGVA; from the coding sequence ATGAGCAATGTGCTGTTCGACGTTCCCGGGCCGAAGGCGCGCGCCCGGCACCGGGCCATGGCGGTGCTCGGCATCCTGGTCGTCGCCGCCATCCTCGCCTACATCGTCTACCGCTTCATCGACAGCGGCCAGTTCACCGCGCGCAAGTGGGAGTGGCTGCAGTACACCCAGGTCCAGACCGACCTCGCCAACGCACTGCTGGCCACGCTGGAGGCGTTCGCGCTCGGGGCCGTGCTCGCGCTGATCTTCGGCGCGATCTTCGCTGCGGGACGGCTCTCGGATCATGCATGGCTGCGCGGCATCTCGACGTTCATCGTCGAGTTCTTCCGCGCCATCCCACTGCTGATCCTGATGTTCCTGTTCTACTACGGCGGCCCCGCCGTCGGAATCTCCCTGCCACCACTGACCGCCGTGGTACTGGGCCTGACCCTCTACAACGGCTCGGTACTGGCGGAGGTGTTCCGCGCCGGCATCCAGGCCCTGCCCAAGGGGCAGAGCGAAGCCGCCTACGCGCTGGGCATGCGCAAAACCCAGGTGATGACCCTCGTCCTGATCCCGCAGGCGATCCGGTCGATGCTGCCGACCATCATCAGCCAGCTCGTGGTCCTGCTCAAGGACACCGCACTCGGCTTCCTGGTCACCTACCCCGAGCTGCTCTACTACGCCCGCTACATCGGCTCCCAGGGCGACTTCGGACGACCGATCGTCCCCTCGACCATCGTGATCGCCGCGATCTACATCGCACTGTGCCTGCTGCTCACCGCGCTGGCCAACTTCATCGAGAAGCGCCAGCGGCGCAACAAGAAGCACCTGGAAATCCAGCGTCCGCCGATGACCGAGGATGTCGTGGGCGTGGCCTGA
- a CDS encoding ABC transporter substrate-binding protein, whose product MRAARLPGSGPSRRTVLKGAFLAGAASMAAGCVGFTTTGGNGMVFLSTQFRPVAEAERFRGTLAKTFPGAVSYVTIEEGPFASQVQSQVGAGRTQVALLGGSHSDLAPLAGEYLEDVSGVLAGSGYPEEFLTLAKAGTQQSWYVPWAQASFVLAAHEDALAHLPPGADPDSLTYDQFLDWAIAARRAGGNQPALGLPCGPKGLIHRFLQGYLLPSFTGGQITTFRSPEAVTAWQYLKELWANTSPSSTTYDFMQESLRSGAVRIGWDHVARLVDAPGDAPKRWRMLPAPRGDKGLGYMAVVLGLAIPQGSTDRQQAEQVIRALSTPEAQIETLRSNGFFPVVDAKIPDDLPPALQLEAGAVQRQRDAPGAILSLLPVGLGTREGEVTKAFKDSFQAIVLDGADIRSTLDSQAQVLEKVFDDLEVPCWAPDPPAARCEVA is encoded by the coding sequence ATGCGCGCGGCCCGCCTGCCCGGCAGCGGCCCCTCCCGTCGTACCGTCCTCAAGGGCGCTTTCCTCGCCGGTGCCGCCTCGATGGCCGCCGGGTGCGTCGGGTTCACCACGACCGGCGGCAACGGGATGGTCTTCCTGTCGACCCAGTTCCGGCCGGTCGCGGAGGCCGAGCGATTCCGCGGAACTCTGGCGAAGACTTTCCCGGGCGCGGTGAGCTACGTCACGATCGAGGAGGGGCCCTTCGCCAGTCAGGTGCAGAGCCAGGTCGGCGCCGGGCGCACCCAGGTCGCCCTGCTCGGCGGTTCGCACAGCGATCTCGCACCGCTCGCGGGCGAGTACCTGGAGGACGTCTCGGGCGTCCTCGCGGGCAGCGGGTACCCCGAGGAGTTCCTGACGCTGGCCAAGGCCGGCACCCAGCAGTCGTGGTACGTGCCGTGGGCGCAGGCCAGCTTCGTGCTCGCCGCGCACGAGGACGCGTTGGCGCACCTGCCTCCCGGCGCGGACCCGGACTCGTTGACCTACGACCAGTTCCTCGACTGGGCCATCGCCGCCCGCCGCGCGGGCGGCAACCAGCCCGCGCTCGGCCTGCCGTGCGGACCGAAGGGCCTGATCCACCGGTTCCTGCAGGGCTATCTGCTGCCCTCGTTCACCGGCGGCCAGATCACCACCTTCCGCTCGCCCGAGGCCGTGACGGCGTGGCAGTACCTCAAGGAACTGTGGGCCAACACCAGCCCGTCCAGCACCACCTACGACTTCATGCAGGAGTCGCTGCGGTCCGGCGCCGTGCGGATCGGCTGGGACCACGTGGCGCGGCTGGTGGACGCGCCCGGCGACGCGCCGAAGCGGTGGCGCATGCTGCCCGCGCCCCGCGGCGACAAGGGCCTTGGCTACATGGCCGTCGTGCTCGGGCTCGCGATTCCGCAGGGCAGCACCGACCGGCAGCAGGCCGAGCAGGTCATCCGGGCGCTGTCGACCCCGGAGGCGCAGATCGAAACGCTGCGCTCGAACGGTTTCTTCCCGGTGGTGGACGCGAAGATCCCGGACGACCTGCCGCCCGCGCTGCAACTGGAAGCCGGTGCCGTGCAGCGCCAGCGGGACGCGCCGGGCGCGATCCTGTCGTTGCTGCCGGTCGGCCTCGGCACCCGCGAAGGCGAGGTGACCAAGGCGTTCAAGGATTCCTTCCAGGCGATCGTGCTCGACGGCGCCGACATCCGGTCCACCCTGGACAGTCAGGCGCAGGTGCTGGAGAAGGTGTTCGACGATCTGGAGGTGCCGTGCTGGGCGCCCGATCCGCCCGCCGCCCGCTGCGAGGTGGCCTGA
- the ggh gene encoding glucosylglycerate hydrolase produces the protein MTVDVTRPPGDGRPVRYARAALAARAARVLRDNDTGSVITAAPRLYPHMWSWDAAFISIGLARLDLPRAVTELETLFKAQWRNGMVPHIVFTDDDAYFPGPDRWGTDSAVDGPHGVRTSGICQPPVHAIAVQRMLEIARTSSPEERGDAERFARSIWPALYSWHRWLVEYRTPGSSGLVAIVHGWESGMDNSPRWDVPYAAVNPGDELPPYVRKDVRIVGDPSERPTDKEYDRYLWLIEEMRRAGYDQREIVRTSSFLVGDVFITALFAVSCDVLVELGTEFGMPADRLADLAEWAARARAAVAGSCHSVSGMARDRDLRANRWLDTQTIAGFSPLLCGGAPDEVQLRLLSLLDSDRWCGHPDLLAPVPPSVSPMRPGFTPRQYWRGPQWPVVNWLFGWAFERRGWYERARELRAAGLRLTDDGAFGEYYEPFTGEPLGSTDQSWTAAVVLDWLCDDAD, from the coding sequence ATGACCGTGGACGTGACGCGCCCGCCCGGCGACGGACGCCCGGTCCGCTACGCCAGGGCCGCCCTGGCCGCGCGGGCCGCCCGGGTGCTGCGCGACAACGACACCGGTTCCGTGATCACCGCGGCGCCACGGCTCTATCCGCACATGTGGAGCTGGGATGCCGCGTTCATCTCGATCGGGCTGGCGCGCCTGGACCTGCCCCGCGCGGTCACCGAGCTGGAAACCCTGTTCAAAGCGCAGTGGCGCAACGGCATGGTGCCGCACATCGTCTTCACCGACGACGACGCGTACTTCCCCGGTCCGGACCGGTGGGGCACCGACTCCGCGGTCGACGGGCCGCACGGTGTGCGCACCTCGGGTATCTGCCAGCCGCCGGTGCACGCCATCGCGGTGCAGCGCATGCTGGAGATCGCCCGCACCTCGTCCCCGGAGGAGCGGGGCGACGCCGAACGGTTCGCCCGGTCCATCTGGCCCGCGCTGTACTCGTGGCACCGCTGGCTCGTCGAGTACCGCACACCGGGGTCGAGCGGGCTCGTCGCGATCGTGCACGGCTGGGAGTCCGGAATGGACAACTCGCCGCGCTGGGACGTGCCCTACGCCGCGGTGAACCCCGGCGACGAGCTGCCGCCGTACGTGCGCAAGGACGTGCGCATCGTCGGCGATCCGAGCGAGCGGCCGACCGACAAGGAGTACGACCGCTACCTGTGGCTCATCGAGGAGATGCGCCGCGCGGGCTACGACCAGCGGGAGATCGTCCGCACGTCGAGTTTCCTGGTCGGCGACGTGTTCATCACCGCGTTGTTCGCGGTCTCCTGCGACGTGCTGGTCGAGCTGGGCACCGAGTTCGGAATGCCGGCCGATCGGCTGGCGGACCTGGCGGAGTGGGCCGCGCGGGCGCGTGCCGCGGTGGCCGGCAGCTGCCACTCGGTGTCCGGCATGGCCCGTGACCGCGATCTGCGGGCCAACCGGTGGCTGGACACCCAGACCATCGCCGGGTTCTCGCCGCTGCTGTGCGGGGGAGCGCCGGACGAGGTCCAGTTGCGCCTGCTGTCCCTGCTGGACAGCGATCGCTGGTGCGGGCACCCGGACCTGCTCGCCCCGGTGCCGCCGTCGGTCTCGCCGATGCGCCCCGGCTTCACCCCGCGACAGTACTGGCGGGGTCCACAGTGGCCGGTGGTGAACTGGCTGTTCGGGTGGGCCTTCGAGCGCCGCGGCTGGTACGAGCGGGCTCGCGAACTGCGGGCGGCGGGCCTGCGCCTCACCGACGACGGCGCGTTCGGCGAGTACTACGAGCCCTTCACCGGCGAACCACTGGGCAGCACCGACCAGTCCTGGACGGCGGCCGTCGTGCTGGACTGGCTCTGCGACGACGCTGACTGA
- the miaB gene encoding tRNA (N6-isopentenyl adenosine(37)-C2)-methylthiotransferase MiaB — protein MNGGKSYQIRTFGCQMNVHDSERLAGQLEAAGYVPAAADDAPDLVVFNTCAVRENADNKLYGTLGHLRPAKDANPGMQIAVGGCLAQKDRGEIVKRAPWVDVVFGTHNLGALPVLLERARHNAEAEVEILESLETFPSTLPARRESAYSGWVSISVGCNNTCTFCIVPSLRGKERDRRPGEILSEVEALVAEGVLEVTLLGQNVNSYGVEFGERDAFSQLLRACGTIDGLERVRFTSPHPAAFTDDVIDAMADTPNVCPQLHMPLQSGSDRVLREMRRSYRSARFLSILDKVRARIPDAAITTDIIVGFPGETEEDFQATLDVVRAARFSSAFTFQYSKRPGTPAAELPDQLPKQVVQERYDRLVELVNEIAWDENKKLVGRKVELLVAEGEGRKDSETRRMSGRARDGRLVHFTPAGSAIDRAVRPGDIVETVITYGAPHHLVADGELLSHRRTRAGDNVEAGRRPRTDGVSLGLPSFGAPAPQPVTTGGCGR, from the coding sequence ATGAACGGTGGCAAAAGTTACCAGATCCGTACGTTCGGCTGCCAGATGAACGTGCACGACTCCGAGCGCCTCGCGGGGCAGCTGGAGGCGGCGGGCTACGTTCCGGCGGCCGCGGACGACGCGCCCGACCTCGTCGTGTTCAACACGTGCGCGGTGCGGGAGAACGCGGACAACAAGCTCTACGGCACCCTCGGGCACCTCCGCCCGGCCAAGGACGCCAACCCCGGTATGCAGATCGCGGTCGGCGGCTGCCTGGCGCAGAAGGACCGCGGCGAGATCGTCAAGCGCGCGCCGTGGGTCGACGTCGTGTTCGGCACCCACAACCTGGGTGCGCTGCCGGTGCTGCTGGAGCGAGCGCGGCACAACGCCGAGGCCGAGGTGGAGATCCTCGAATCGCTCGAGACGTTCCCCTCGACGCTGCCCGCCCGGCGCGAGTCGGCGTATTCCGGTTGGGTCTCGATTTCCGTGGGCTGCAACAACACCTGCACGTTCTGCATCGTGCCCTCGCTGCGGGGCAAGGAACGCGACCGGCGGCCCGGTGAGATCCTGTCCGAGGTCGAGGCGCTCGTCGCCGAGGGCGTGCTGGAAGTGACGTTGCTGGGTCAGAACGTCAACTCCTACGGCGTCGAGTTCGGTGAGCGGGACGCGTTCTCCCAGCTGCTGCGGGCCTGCGGCACGATCGACGGACTGGAGCGGGTCCGGTTCACCTCACCGCACCCGGCCGCGTTCACCGACGACGTCATCGACGCGATGGCCGACACTCCGAACGTCTGCCCGCAGCTGCACATGCCGCTGCAGTCCGGTTCCGACCGGGTGCTGCGCGAAATGCGCCGCTCCTACCGGTCCGCCCGGTTCCTGTCCATTCTGGACAAGGTGCGCGCGCGGATCCCGGACGCCGCCATCACCACCGACATCATCGTCGGGTTCCCCGGCGAGACCGAAGAGGACTTCCAGGCCACCCTCGACGTCGTGCGTGCGGCCCGGTTCTCCAGCGCGTTCACCTTCCAGTACTCGAAGCGCCCCGGCACACCGGCCGCGGAGCTGCCGGACCAGCTGCCCAAGCAGGTCGTGCAGGAGCGCTACGACCGGCTGGTCGAGCTGGTCAACGAGATCGCCTGGGACGAGAACAAGAAGCTGGTGGGGCGCAAGGTCGAGCTGCTCGTCGCCGAGGGCGAGGGCCGCAAGGACTCCGAGACGCGGCGGATGAGCGGGCGGGCCCGCGACGGCCGTCTCGTGCACTTCACCCCCGCCGGGAGCGCGATCGACCGCGCGGTGCGGCCGGGCGACATCGTCGAAACCGTGATCACCTACGGCGCGCCGCACCATCTGGTCGCCGACGGTGAGCTGTTGTCACACCGGCGCACGCGAGCCGGCGACAACGTGGAGGCGGGACGACGGCCCAGGACCGACGGGGTGAGCCTCGGGCTGCCCTCGTTCGGTGCCCCGGCGCCCCAGCCGGTGACGACGGGCGGGTGCGGACGGTGA
- a CDS encoding amino acid ABC transporter ATP-binding protein translates to MIKAAGVNKFFGDLHVLKDINLEVPRGQVVVVLGPSGSGKSTLCRAINRLEPINSGEISVDGQPLPAEGKALAALRAEVGMVFQSFNLFAHKTIVENVMLAPVKVRKLGQDEARRTAMELLERVGIANQAQKYPAQLSGGQQQRAAIARALAMKPKVMLFDEPTSALDPEMVQEVLDTMTGLAKDGMTMLVVTHEMGFARRAANRVVFMSDGEIVEDASPDEFFTKPKSDRAKDFLGKILTH, encoded by the coding sequence ATGATCAAGGCTGCGGGCGTGAACAAGTTCTTCGGTGACCTGCACGTGCTCAAGGACATCAACCTCGAGGTGCCCAGGGGCCAGGTGGTGGTCGTGCTCGGGCCGTCGGGGTCGGGCAAGTCCACGCTGTGCCGCGCGATCAACCGGCTGGAGCCGATCAACTCCGGCGAGATCTCGGTGGACGGGCAGCCGCTGCCCGCCGAGGGCAAGGCGCTGGCCGCGCTGCGCGCCGAGGTGGGCATGGTGTTCCAGTCGTTCAACCTGTTCGCGCACAAGACCATCGTCGAGAACGTCATGCTCGCGCCGGTCAAGGTCCGCAAGCTGGGCCAGGACGAGGCGCGCAGGACGGCGATGGAACTGCTGGAGCGGGTGGGCATCGCCAACCAGGCACAGAAGTACCCGGCGCAGCTCTCCGGCGGCCAGCAGCAGCGTGCGGCGATCGCGCGTGCACTGGCGATGAAGCCGAAGGTGATGCTGTTCGACGAACCCACCTCGGCGCTGGACCCGGAAATGGTCCAGGAGGTGCTGGACACCATGACCGGGCTGGCCAAGGACGGCATGACGATGCTCGTGGTCACGCACGAGATGGGCTTCGCCCGCCGCGCGGCCAACCGCGTCGTGTTCATGTCCGACGGGGAAATCGTCGAGGACGCCTCGCCGGACGAGTTCTTCACGAAGCCGAAGTCGGACCGGGCCAAGGACTTCCTCGGCAAGATCCTGACGCACTAA